The nucleotide window ttagcacgatgttctcatcttagatgtgtcaattcatctcggatgtgtcaagcaaCCTACGACCcctggataaaaaaataaataaataaattgtattttattttttactgatagacatttatacagaatgtaaagtaagtttgGCATTTGCCAAAAGAGGAGAAGAATTAAATTTTTGGAGGCCCGACTAagacatgaataaataacaagCAAAATATGAGGTAAGAGGGGAGAGAGTTTGGAATTGTTACCACACCATTAGGCCAAACATATTAACATACACTTattgaaaattaaataataaaacaaagaaatgcgGAGGAGTGATGAAGCACGTGTCTGGTATATAGACCCATAAAATAGGGAAGTGATGGACTCTGTGGACCCTGTAGTTGGAGCTTTGTGGGGCGTCTGTCTTTATGACTGGTTCAGAGCTGTCTGTCTAAGTGTGTCTTCAATAAacttcttcgtttttttttttttttgtcaacttCAAAGTTGTTTAGATTTGTTTAAACTTTGGTAAAATCCGATAAAAAGTTACCACAACAACACATGGTTACTTAAAAGAGAAACTTATCTGGGTACTTTATTTTTGCAATTCTAAAGCAGAAAGTACAAATAATTTGCACATTGCAGTGTTTCCTATTGGTGTGAAATATACCTCTGGTGGTAATCATTTTTAACTAACTATACAAccatgactaagcaaaaattaaaaaaaggatcaTACAGGCaatgaaatagaaaatatttttacaataatttgtaataataataataataataataataataataataaaagaagaatGCATACATTAACTATGTCAGACTTGATGAAAATCCTTTTTGTCAGCAAACACATTTCATATCAAGGACATTACTATATCTGGTAGTagtaaaatgtgaataaaaaaaaatgatgagttTAATTCTACatgacatatcagaaaacccaaacgCACAGTTTACAAGCACTGTATATTTTGAGTTGCTATATGAGTtgcacacaagacaaatatgAACTATCTCTAAAATTTAGAGGTAATGAGCcacatttaatgcacatttgagaaAATTGAGAAAATTTCATTCAAGTCTAAAAGACAGCTTGTTTCTGTATATGTTtgtcacacacaaaacaaatataaactatCTTTGAGATTTAGAGGTAATGAGTCTGTGACACCTTTGAGAAGATGCAGAAAATGCCTAAATCTCATTTAAGTCTGAAAGACTGCTCATATCTGTCTGAGAGAAAAAGAGTTTCCTTTGCTATGGGTATTAATGTAGTTTAAACAAAATTGACTTCATTTTtcttaaacatgcataaagtttcaataatatgtcaataaaacaattataagtataaatatgttttttgtctgcattgcaatacagtatatcagtccATAGTCCGTTCATATATGGCAATACATTcataaatataagcactagtttcctatgtatggaaatgtattatttaatatattgcattatgttttactATACATTGGCATGATTATTTTTTCCGTAATGGTGGTGCTCTAACCTTTTATGGATGAGCCTTTTTCCCAATGCGTGCTCCCTACAATGTTTTCATGGTAGTGTGGCTTAAATAAACACATCTTGATGGGAAACCAACTTCGACAAGATGCCATACGTCCGAaacattacaaatttaaaaaaaaaaaaaaattttttaattcttaaggTGAGAATTTGCAGTAGGGAGTTTGTATACTGAGGTGTAAGAGGTGCTGAGAACACATTATGAAAGTGTAGCTCGCTCAGCTTTTGATTCTGTGATGGTAGCAGATCTTCTCCCCCACTACACCAGCTTGTAGCTTGTAGGTTTCACTTATTCCATGACTATAAATGGGCCCTGCAACCTGGCCAGGAACTTGCAGTTATCACTGGGGATGAGGAGAAGCACTCGGTTACCAGGCTGGAACCCGAGGGGCTGAGCTTGCTTGCTGACTTTAGATTGTACGTTTTGGACATACTCTTCCACAGATCGGAAAGGAGATGGCTGGTTCTCCCCGGCTTCCTTTGCGACATTGAGCAGTGTGTGCAGACTCCAAACAGCAGCTCAAAAGGAATGAAAGCAGTGAATGCTTATGGGATAATTGGTCCCAGATTCAGTATCTGTTGTCCACTCCCCACCATAACATTCTCTTAGGGTTTGGTTAAAGCACGCCAGTCAGTTGTGCAGTGGCACAGTGAAGTTCAGATCTGTTTGACCTGCAACAGCCAACAGATATTTATCATTAACTTTGACAGAAAAGAAGTACCTTTATCTATGAGCAGCTCCTCTGGCAGTCCCACATTtgtcaataataaaaataataataataataataataataatagtatagttgcaagcaatgagCAGCAGGCCCAGGCACCTGCGCCATCGCTTCCCGGGTGCACCACACAACCTTGTGTGAACATGCTAAGACCTCTATAAAGCCCTGGACgctgatgtcactcaatatgtgTCACTCAGGGAGTCATAAGCCATTTTTTGGCATAGGTTTAAGGCATTGTCACAACTGGTCTTTCTGATACAGTACATCCGGGCGCACCCCACAACTTTTTGATACCTTAATAAAGCCCCAGATGCTGATGTTACTTAATGTAATGTCATTTTATATGCTTAGGTTTTAAGGCATCGCCATGGCTAAACTGAATGCATCATTGAATATAATGCcaaacagaaagttattaaccattTTTCAGCATAAGTTTAAGACCGGCAGACCCGtttgagatattaaaaatcCCTCGCCAATTTTGATCACCTCGGGCCAGTTTGGTGATGATTGTATACATTCCCTGgaaggagtatatcaaaatccatcgggAGTGTGTTTGCGAATGACCCAAAATAACCGGAAAAGTTGTTCGGCTCATTGAGCTCTAACTGTGTACCGATTTTGGTGTGCCTACataaaagtgtgtatgagctatgcagcgaAATGTCTTGTGAGGGCCCCGGAGGCAGCAGATTCCATGTCTGTCAaatttcatgagtttttgagaATGCTAAAACccccaaaaagcccaaaagggtagaaaaaaatccttaagaaAACAAGAGCGTCCTGTGCATCCTATAGTGCTTAGGCCCTAAAAAGAATCCTTAGGAAACCAAGAGGGTCCTGTGCACCCTATAGTCCTTGTGGCCTAATAATAATCCTAAGAACAAGAGGGTTCTTGCACATTTACAACATATgctctattaaaacagcattaTCAGAGTGAATGCGATGACATCATAGTCATGGCGTCATCTTGCTGTTAATAATAacccttagaagaacaagagggcctTCACAcattatgacatcagcacttttAAACCATCAGTATTATTAGAGTGATGCTGCTGAAACAGTGTGATGAGCTGTATTGATTTGACTGGACACTTCATTCACAGGTAATGCTAGCACACAGGCGTCAGGGTCTGCACACAGACAAAGTGGTACCGTGAGCACCTTTCCTTATAAAGCTCCACAAATTAAGTTTGAGACTAGCTTTTAAACAAATGGTCGTCacactgattatttttattgttttagtaATTACTGTTCATACAGTCACtttctcatcttctatatcgctttatgCAGTATTCCGTGTcgcagggggtctggagcctatcccagtcaGCTAAGTCTGCCTAACTCTTATTCCTCTATCCTCTCTTCCAAACAATACCGGTTATAGTTATACTATGCAATACTTATACTAGTGGCTCAAACAGAATTAATAATCTATTCTACATGGATAACTTTTAACCTTTTTGACCAAGGAAACCATGAACCATATAGTGGGATGGTGCCCTGAGATGGCCAAAAATCTATGGACACATCAAGGCTGCCACATATCTGCACTGGAACAACTGCTTAGAATTTATCATAAACCCAAACAAAAAATGGTATGATCACAAGGCGCAAACAGTAACAGAAAAACACAGCATCACAGTTTTGTGGGACATGCCAATATAGATTGATCATGAGATAAAGGCCAAAagagcaaaaagaacaaaagtgtTTACTAGACGTGTCCATCCTGACTGAAAGGAACACTTCAGTAACAGTAACTAAAATCATTTCTAATCTCTCTGCATTATTTACACTAATCTCTCTAAAGTGACAGCATGTCCTTTTCTGTAACCCTcacacatttaataaatgtacttcctccagcaggtggcagcaGATTGACACTGTACATGTCATGTATTTCTGTATTACAGTAATCTGCATCCCTACTGTAAAGTATAAacacatcagttttttttacattttatttctattccaAGTCTTTCTATTAAACAGGTCAATGATGTGATCTATCACGTTTTGATCAGATAAAAGCAGCTTCTTTACCCATTGTGGTCCTTgtgctgagattttttttctgtgctgtCTGGAGACACGTGTGTAGATCACACAGGTCACATCAGATGGTTGTATATCAGCTTCCTGCACAGCAAAATGTATGTTAGTGTGAAATAACCttcttttaaattgtatttataaatatgtgtgtgtgttctgttacCTTATCCTTTGTAGGGCAGACGATGCTAATGGAAATAaagagcatgcacacacacaataggaTTACAATAATTGTAATAACTCCACTTTGTGTATGAGCGTCAGAATCCTTATGATTCAGAGCATCTGAAACACACAGAGAAGCGCAGAGATATTATTCCAGATGCTCTTTAATAACTGTAATTTAGTgataaacatacaaaacaatcCGCCTCTCACTGTCACACTGCGCAACAATAAATATCAACAGAAACACAAccataaagttttaaaatagaCTAAAGGTAAGTTTTTTCTTTCCGcttttttctctatttctctttttttcattcatcaAGTTTCAGCTTAATGTATCAGTACTATCATTTATTTACTAGTTAAAAAGGACAAACTATTTCATCAATaaacaaccaaaaataaaattcattggCACCCACCTGTAGTAAAGTCGAGTCTGATGTGTTTCCCAAACTGAGTGTGTGTCGTGTCATTTCGACCTCCACAAAAATAAAACCCCAGATCTGTCTCTCTAACTCCAATAATCACTAAACTGACTGAACTGCTGCTTTCTGTCACATCAAAGTGACTCTCATCTACATTATAATCTACATAAAAGTCTTTATACAGACCCCTTTGTCTGGCCGATATAATCTGCCTCACGCCTGCTGAGTTCATCTGATACCACGATATCTCTGAAACCTGAGTGATGTTACAGAGCAGAGTGATGTTCTCTTCAGGATCAACAGATGTGAGATCAGCTGAAATGATCTGAAGGAGACTCAGACTGATGAGACCTGGAAGAACAGCAGCACATTAAGAGATCAGATTCATCACCGCTCTGGAAAAACTCACACACAGCTGCATAATTTCATTCATGAAATAAACCCTTACACTTCCACTAAAGCACATGTAGGTACAAGTGAGATGACAATATTGTCTCTTTAacactgtgtgtatatgaaTGTAAATCTATAAACTCACCAAACAGCAGCTGTGGAGTAAACAGGAGCTCAGACATATTTTACACACATGGGTATAAATAAAAGTCCTCTCTGTCTCTGGTGTCCCCACACCATGCTTTACCACAGAACCGGACTTCCTGTCCTACAGCCTTTGTTCAATAACCTGCTaaactgttaaaatatttactgCTCACAAGTCACACATAGACTCAATAACAGGTTAAATAAACCGGTTACTGCAATCAAATGTGTAGAAAGGAAGTTGATTTAAACTGGTTCTCCTAAACTAGGACTGGTATGAAAACTTCATAACatttcatacatactgtactccTTCTCTAGACAGATTTAATCAAACATTTGTAAAACAGCCaccattagttttttttggcaCTCTTGTAGTTTCTCTGTGTGACATCACCTGCAGAAGAGTCAAGGGCGAAACATGAGCAGAACAAACTTAATTCCCAGCATGCAATCTTTGGATCTAATAAATTGTACTAAACAGCTGCAAATTGCTGTGATGTATAAGCGCTAATGAGTTTACTCCAAACTACACCAAGTGCTCATGAATCTATCTTGTGATTCAACTTTGCTTTGAACTTTACAATATGGTTTTGCCCAGCCTTAGATAATCTGGTTACTGATCACCTGCCCTTTATGATCAGAAAACAGAATTGTTTGGTATTGTTTTTTGAAGCCCAAATGCTGAACGGCCTATTATATAGCTATAAGTACAACATCTGTTGCCCAGATCAGGACCAATTATtcctaaggcactgagttactgatcggaagatcggcggttccatacccagctccaccaggttgcccttaaccctaactgctccaggggtgctgtatcatggctgaccctgcgttCTGActccagttacgctgggatacgcaaagaaggaatttcactgtgctgtaatgtatatgtgacaaagacTTAACGTAACTGAGGCAACCCCgaactttatttacattaaatttacatttaggtatttggcagacgctcttatccaaagggactttaaaggggtcatccagaaacatttttcattcaagattcaagagggaaattgcttatgctcggttacaggtgctcacagttgttaactaagaaaggtaataaagaataaaggtaataaataataataataataataataataataatcttaaaaaaaaaaaataaataaaaaagttcctaaaacagtaagtaccataagaatatgactcagggccacttgtaagtattgcacagtaatctagtattgtttgtgtaatctagtattgtttatgtaatattgtattattatcttgtattacatattttattgggaagtagtattgcagtaattatattattaatatggtaagtggtaatgtcctgttgtgtaacagttagtgaaaaatccacatacatgtgtgtataggTTACAGGGAAgagttgtaaatttttatagccgttgggagaaaggatcttctgtggcgctctgtggaacacttgatagtaatcagtctctggctgaaactgctcctctgttcagcgaagacactgtatagcgggtgagaaggattgtttaaaatggattgtactttggatagaatcctcctctttgctattacatccacagagtcaagctccatgcctagcacagattgcgggcagtggttgaaggagtaatttggttgttgtccagggatatcacaaggtcttgacatggggatgagtTACAaaggataaacaacagttctgttttactgagattaagcTTCAGCTAATaagcagccatccaggatgagatgtctgccagacatgctgagatccgggtggaaacctgagtgtcagaaggaggaaaggagagagtaagttgtgtgtcatctgcataacaatggtatgaaaatccatgcaatgatatgaccttaccaagagaccgggtatagagggagaacagaagaggaccaagtactgagccctgcgggacaccagtagaaagtctacgtggggcagatgtagatcccctccatgttacctcatatgacctatcttctagttaagaagcaaaccattgccacggtgttccacaaattccaaggcttgtaagaatagataatagaatcttgtggttcactgtgtcaaatgcagctgacaggtctaggaggatgaggacagatgatagtttagcagatctagcagcatggagcttctcagtgactgtcAGAAGGGCAGTCTATGTagatgtgccactttgaatccagattggttgggatcattaaggttgttctgtgagagataaagggacatttggttataaacagttctttcaagaattttggaaataaaagagagaagtgataccgggcgataattgttaacttctgaagggtccaggcagggtttcttgaggatgggaataacgcttgccttcttaaaagcagcaggaacatgaccagatgatatggaatggatAGTATGGATAGAACTTTACCACCCACAAGGTCTCCCACAGTAACTCATGATGTAGCAACGATGGGCCCCGTATGATTTAATAAGTTGTAGATCCACATTAAGCAGCAATCATTTAAAGTAATCATTTTATGTATGACTATCAGTCTCTCATGTtgttttggcccattcttctttacaacattgcttcagatCATTTAGATTTTTGGGCATGTGCTCATATACAGCTCTGTTggattgaggtctggactttgccACCGTTTTTCAGGATatggaaaactatattatgatAGAGTGTCATGTTGAACTGGTATGTTCAGATGTTAAGGGTGAAGTGCCTGCTTGCACACATTCACCTTATCCACTGTGTGACTATGGGTATACCAAACTGTACTGATGGTTCCACTTGATGACTCGTCTTGGACTCGGCACTTATGCGAGCAGTTTGTATCGCTGCTGACAGCATATAATATATAAGTGCACTTTATATTAACTAAGACTACTTTCTAATTATGTTGAACCTtgacagatatatatatatccaggaATGATTAATGGTCATACTATCTGACATTACCCAATGaggaatttaaatgaaatacttttattcatcacatacacagtcatacatagcATGATATGAAGTGAAGTGCTCATAAGACTGCTGATCCCCTCAcaatttcaaaaagaaaatttcagtataaaataagagaaatgagagaatttacaaa belongs to Clarias gariepinus isolate MV-2021 ecotype Netherlands chromosome 2, CGAR_prim_01v2, whole genome shotgun sequence and includes:
- the LOC128512509 gene encoding uncharacterized protein LOC128512509 — translated: MSELLFTPQLLFGLISLSLLQIISADLISVDPGENITLLCNITQYSEISWYQLNSASVRQIISARQRGLYKDFYVDYNVDESHFDVTESSSSVSLVIIGVRETDLGFYYCGGRNDTTHTQFGKNIKLNFTTGSQNQKADGSDTLQSDPHTYCLISLSLLQIISADLTSVDPEENITLLCNITQVSEISWYQMNSAGVRQIISARQRGLYKDFYVDYNVDESHFDVTESSSSVSLVIIGVRETDLGFYFCGGRNDTTHTQFGKHIRLDFTTDALNHKDSDAHTQSGVITIIVILLCVCMLFISISIVCPTKDKEADIQPSDVTCVIYTRVSRQHRKKISAQGPQWVKQI